The following proteins come from a genomic window of Populus nigra chromosome 6, ddPopNigr1.1, whole genome shotgun sequence:
- the LOC133697517 gene encoding aquaporin PIP1-2-like, with the protein MEGKEEDVRLGANKFNERQPLGTAAQSQDDKDYKEPPPAPLFEPSELTSWSFYRAGIAEFMATFLFLYITVLTVMGVFKDKTKCTTVGIQGIAWAFGGMIFALVYCTAGISGGHINPAVTFGLFLARKLSLTRAVFYMLMQCLGAICGAGVVKGFYGKKNYELLNGGANMVNHGYTKGDGLGAEIVGTFVLVYTVFSATDAKRSARDSHVPILAPLPIGFAVFLVHLATIPITGTGINPARSLGAAIIFNKDKAWDDHWIFWVGPFIGAALAALYHQVVIRAIPFKK; encoded by the exons ATGGAGGGCAAAGAAGAAGATGTTAGATTGGGAGCTAACAAATTCAACGAGAGGCAGCCACTTGGCACGGCAGCTCAAAGCCAAGATGACAAGGACTACAAGGAGCCACCCCCGGCACCACTGTTTGAGCCAAGCGAACTGACTTCATGGTCATTTTACAGGGCTGGTATTGCAGAGTTCATGGCCACCTTCTTGTTTTTGTACATCACCGTTTTGACTGTGATGGGCGTGTTTAAGGACAAGACTAAGTGCACAACGGTTGGAATTCAAGGGATCGCTTGGGCCTTTGGTGGCATGATTTTCGCTCTTGTTTACTGCACTGCTGGCATTTCAG GGGGTCACATAAATCCTGCTGTGACTTTTGGGCTATTTTTGGCAAGGAAATTGTCCTTGACAAGGGCCGTGTTCTACATGCTGATGCAGTGCCTTGGTGCCATATGCGGTGCTGGTGTAGTGAAAGGATTTTACGGGAAAAAAAACTACGAGTTGTTAAATGGTGGTGCCAATATGGTTAATCATGGTTACACCAAAGGTGATGGCCTTGGTGCTGAGATTGTTGGCACTTTTGTTCTTGTCTACACTGTCTTCTCTGCCACGGATGCCAAGCGGAGTGCCAGAGACTCCCATGTCCCT ATTTTGGCACCTTTGCCAATTGGGTTCGCTGTGTTCTTGGTGCACCTGGCCACAATCCCAATTACAGGAACCGGTATCAACCCAGCTCGTAGTCTTGGTGCAGCAATCATCTTCAACAAGGACAAGGCCTGGGATGATCAC TGGATCTTCTGGGTTGGCCCATTCATTGGGGCAGCACTCGCAGCTCTTTACCACCAGGTTGTTATCAGGGCTATTCCTTTCAAGAAGTGA